The genomic window gcgttccagctctgtgctgggctctgctgagcatggagcctgcttcagtctctctctgccccttcccttgccttCTCCACATGGGtcctgctcttttaaaaaaagtcctaTGTTCCTAGAGAATCGAATTTTTTGTATTGCAGTATCTACACTGTCATATCAATATTGAGTGCATTGATTGGTATAATCTCTTAATTAAACTtcatcccccaccccgccccaccccaccccaaattgTGCTGCCTAGATCTGGACAGCATTTATGAGTGCCTTCTGTATGCCCCACACTGGGCTAAGTGCTTGCTAGACATCGTCTGGTGTAATCCTCACAAAGACCTAAGCCTAGGCAGGATTATCCCATTTCTCAGGTGAGACTACGGAGGGTCAGGACAATGGAGAGGCAGACTGTTTGTCTTCACTGCAGGAATAGCACAGGAGAAAGGGGTTTAACTGCGGGATGGGGTTTTAAGTCGAACTGGCGTAGCCGTTAGACCTTGGGACAGATCATTTAAAGGAGACTGTGGAGTTGGCCCCTCTGGTGTACAAGGTCAGAAAATCCGGGGCACCAGAGTTTTGGAGGTCTGAGCACCTGGAGGGAGGGCCAGGAGACACCAAGGGAGACCCCCCAAAGCAAATGTAAGGGGAGGAACTGGAAAAGGGATCGACATTGTCCCCAGCATCCCCAGGGGCGCTGTGACCTGAAAAGGCCTCAGAGGAAGCCGGCAGAGGAGCCACCCTCCCCTGATTTTGGCAGGGCTTTTGTTTTCAATAGTGTTTTCCAATAACTTTGCACCTCAGCAGAAGCCGAGTGCAGTGACTTCTGCCTGTAATTGGCACAGGCTGCTTCCGGTTCCGGTGTGTGTGACCGGGCCACTCTCTTTGTGTTTAACCCCTTCCCCCACACATACCTCATCCCGCCCCACACACACGAAGAGCGAATGATCCGACCCGGCCGTCCTGGGGGTTGCTGTGTGTAAAAATACATGGGGTTGAGCCATTTCCTGCCGCTTCCGTTCTTGCATGGCGATAAGACACTGGGGACCCAGCTGCGGACAGAGAGATCCTCCAGTAGCTGAGGGGGAACTGGCCCTGCGAGAGCAGGACTCCAGACCCGCCCGTGTTCGTCTGACCCCGGGTTTCCCATCTTTCCTATCTCCTGcgccctctctttcctttctccccaccgcccccatcccttctcagcctctcttctcctctctgccgTCCTGATGCACTTGGGAAGCCTGCCTGCTGGTGTGGAAAGGGGCTGTCCTCTCCTTCCTGTACGTTCACCCACCCCCGAGCTGGGCCCTGCTGCCCCCAGGCTCCCGGACCCGTCCCTGCTGCCCTTGGCCCTCGGGGTTGCTTCTGGGACTTGAATCTCCAGGCCCCAGCCCGCAGGGTGGGTGGGGCCGTGCTCTCCTCCCGCAGCTGGGAGACCGGGCCGGGCCGGGTTCTCCCAGCAACATGAAGCGGAGGAGGTTGCTGACGACTCCTCGAGAGACCTGGAAGGTgatggaggggctgggaggggtgtCCGCAGAGGCGGGAGACCTACCCAACTTCATCAGGGAagccggggtggggagggcggaGAGGCTTCCTGCGCCTGCGTGGGGCCAAGGTATAGGCTTCGGTCAGCACTTGGGGAGAGGCCTGCTGCAGGCCGGAGCCTTTTGGGGAGGTTGAGTCCAGAGGGACAACTTGTCTCATGGCCGACCAGCCAGTCGCATGACTCTCCACTGAAGCCTCAGACTGGCTTGGTCCATGGGAAGGGACAACAAGCGTCCTGGGTCCGAGGTTCCATTGTGTCGTATCTGGGTGTCCCTGGGCAACTTGCTTGAACTCTGGGCCAGAGGAGGAGTAGATCCTCCTGGACTGCCTTTTAGGGATGTTGTGAGAATCATGTAGATCACAGATGTTTCCAAATacgagcctggctggctcagttggtagagtgtgtagctcttgatctcagagctgtgggttcaagcctcacgtcgtgtgtagagattacttaagaaataaagtctttttttttttttttaaatggtagttGGAAAAGGAATACTGTGTTGTTATTTTGGACTCCTGCCTTGAGCCTTCCTATTCATCTTGCATCTACCCCCCAGGCAGAGAGACCAAGTCCACAGGTGTCCACGGACACGTGAGAGATTCCTGCCACGTCACCTGCTGTGGTTTCACGATTCACCCATGCTTGCCCTGTTTGCTTCTTCCCCAGGTCGACAAGGGAGACCTCGTGGCCCTGAGCCTCCCTGGCGGCCCAGGCCATGGTGACACTGATGGCCCCATGAGCTTGGATGTGGCGGACGGTGCCCCGGACCCCCAGCGGACCAAGGCCGCCATCGACCACCTGCACCAGAAGATCCTGAAGATCACCGAGCAGATCAAGATCGAGCAGGAGGCGCGGGACGACAACGTGGCCGAGTACCTGAAGCTGGCCAACAACGCGGACAAGCAGCAGGCCTCGCGCATCAAGCAGGTGTTCGAGAAGAAGAACCAGAAGTCGGCCCAGACCATCGCGCAGCTGCACAAGAAGCTGGAGCACTACCGGCGGCGCCTGAAGGAGATAGAGCAGAACGGGCCCTCGCGGCAGCCCAAGGACGTGCTGCGGGACATGCAGCAGGGGCTGAAGGACGTGGGCGCCAACGTGCGCGCCGGCATCAGTGGCTTCGGGGGCGGCGTGGTGGAGGGCGTCAAGGGCAGCCTCTCGGGCCTCTCGCAGGCCACCCACACCGCCGTGGTGTCCAAGCCCCGGGAGTTCGCCAGCCTGATCCGCAACAAGTTCGGCAGCGCCGACAACATCGCCCACTTGAAGGACCCTCTGGACGACGGGGCCCCCGAGGAGGCGGCCCGGGCGCTGAGCGGCAGCGCCACGCTCGTGTCCAGCCCCAAGTACGGCAGTGATGACGAGTGCTCCAGCGCCAGCGCCAGCTCGGCCGGGGCGGGCAGCAACTCGGGGGCTGGGCCAGCCGGGGCGCTGGGGAGCCCCAAGTTGAGCGCGCTGTACGGGGCCCCCGGAAACCTGGACGCGCTGCTGGAGGAGCTGCGGGAGATCAAGGAGGGACAGTCCCACCTGGAGGACTCGATGGAGGGCCTGAAGGCTCAGCTGCAGCGAGACTACACCTACATGACCCAGTGTCTGCAGGAGGAGCGCTACAGGTAGGTGCCCCCGGGCCCGGCCTGAGGGGATGGGCGCCGGCTCtcggactgggggggggggggcagatggAGATACACACAGAAGGGTCCCAGGCCGCTGGAAGGAGCCAGAAGAGGCCCTGGAAAGGCTTCCTCAGACTGGCCAGAGCAGCTGGAAGATACGGTTATGGGACCCGTGTATGGGGAGACGGTGCTGCCTGTGTCAGGGGCCCCGAACGCCCCTCCTCGGTGGTTATGGGGTCTGTGTCCAGgaggggaaaccgaggcaggGACCAGCTATGTGGCCTCTCCTCTGGAAAGTCtaagagcactgactctggagcTAAGTtacctgggttcaaaccccagctcttttcttttcttttttttttacgatCTTATTCGcgtaagagagggagagagagtacaagcaggggggatggcaggcagagggaaagggagaagcaggctccccgctgagtagggagcctgatgcaggactcgatcccaggacccggggatcatgacctgagcggaaggcagacgcttaacccactgagccacccgggcgcctcCGCCTGTCCTCCACAGCTCTACTCTGCCATTGACCTTAAGCAAAGTACTTTATGCTCTCCACACCTGGTCTTCGGTCTGTGCAGCGGGAATAACATGAATCCCTACTCCAAGTGTTCATGAAGGCTAAATGAGTCCACACCTGTAAAGGCGAACTATGTAAACACCCA from Neovison vison isolate M4711 chromosome 10, ASM_NN_V1, whole genome shotgun sequence includes these protein-coding regions:
- the TMCC2 gene encoding transmembrane and coiled-coil domains protein 2 isoform X2, with amino-acid sequence MKRRRLLTTPRETWKVDKGDLVALSLPGGPGHGDTDGPMSLDVADGAPDPQRTKAAIDHLHQKILKITEQIKIEQEARDDNVAEYLKLANNADKQQASRIKQVFEKKNQKSAQTIAQLHKKLEHYRRRLKEIEQNGPSRQPKDVLRDMQQGLKDVGANVRAGISGFGGGVVEGVKGSLSGLSQATHTAVVSKPREFASLIRNKFGSADNIAHLKDPLDDGAPEEAARALSGSATLVSSPKYGSDDECSSASASSAGAGSNSGAGPAGALGSPKLSALYGAPGNLDALLEELREIKEGQSHLEDSMEGLKAQLQRDYTYMTQCLQEERYRYERLEEQLNDLTELHQNEMTNLKQELASMEEKVAYQSYERARDIQEAVESCLTRVTKLELQQQQQQVVQLEGVENANARALLGKFINVILALMAVLLVFVSTIANFITPLMKTRLRITSTALLVLVLFLLWKHWDSVTYLLEHVLLPS
- the TMCC2 gene encoding transmembrane and coiled-coil domains protein 2 isoform X3; its protein translation is MSLDVADGAPDPQRTKAAIDHLHQKILKITEQIKIEQEARDDNVAEYLKLANNADKQQASRIKQVFEKKNQKSAQTIAQLHKKLEHYRRRLKEIEQNGPSRQPKDVLRDMQQGLKDVGANVRAGISGFGGGVVEGVKGSLSGLSQATHTAVVSKPREFASLIRNKFGSADNIAHLKDPLDDGAPEEAARALSGSATLVSSPKYGSDDECSSASASSAGAGSNSGAGPAGALGSPKLSALYGAPGNLDALLEELREIKEGQSHLEDSMEGLKAQLQRDYTYMTQCLQEERYRYERLEEQLNDLTELHQNEMTNLKQELASMEEKVAYQSYERARDIQEAVESCLTRVTKLELQQQQQQVVQLEGVENANARALLGKFINVILALMAVLLVFVSTIANFITPLMKTRLRITSTALLVLVLFLLWKHWDSVTYLLEHVLLPS